A DNA window from Trypanosoma brucei brucei TREU927 chromosome 10, whole genome shotgun sequence contains the following coding sequences:
- a CDS encoding microtubule-associated protein, putative, which translates to MPGTKGLEADYKWNDPQPYPQRDKERAEVYDCIDIKNKKKSLPHNTENLYMKQQKANKQNYKEILSTMKESYAPIDPAAYKRDMLREEEEVTGPRHVDPSHFRSTTAESYAPIDPAAYKRDMLREEEEVTGPRHVDPSHFRSTTAESYAPIDPAAYKRDVLREEEEVTGPRHVDPSHFRSTTAESYAPIDPAAYKRDVLREEEEVTGPRHVDPSHFRSTTAESYAPIDPAAYKRDVLREEEEVTGPRHVDPSHFRSTTAESYAPIDPAAYKRDVLREEEEATGPRHVDPSHFRSTTAESYAPIDPAAYKRDVLREEEEATGPRHVDPSHFRSTTAESYAPIDPAAYKRDVLREEEEVTGPRHVDPSHFRSTTAESYAPIDPAAYKRDVLREEEEVTGPRHVDPSHFRSTTAESYAPIDPAAYKRDVLREEEEVTGPRHVDPSHFRSTTAESYAPIDPAAYKRDVLREEEEVTGPRHVDPSHFRSTTAESYAPIDPAAYKRDVLREEEEVTGPRHVDPSHFRSTTAESYAPIDPAAYKRDVLREEEEVTGPRHVDPSHFRSTTAESYAPIDPAAYKRDVLREEEEVTGPRHVDPSHFRSTTAESYAPIDPAAYKRDVLREEEEVTGPRHVDPSHFRSTTAESHAPIDPAAYKRDVLREEEEVTGPRHVDPSHFRSTTAESYAPIDPAAYKRDVLREEEEVTGPRHVDPSHFRSTTEESYAPIDPAAYKRDVLREEEEVTGPRHVDPSHFRSTTAESYAPIDPAAYKRDVLREEEEVTGPRHVDPSHFRSTTAESYAPIDPAAYKRDVLREEEEATGPRHVDPSHFRSTTAESYAPIDPAAYKRDVLREEEEVTGPRHVDPSHFRSTTAESYAPIDPAAYKRDVLREEEEATGPRHVDPSHFRSTTAESYAPIDPAAYKRDVLREEEEVTGPRHVDPSHFRSTTAESYAPIDPAAYKRDVLREEEEVTGPRHVDPSHFRSTTAESYAPIDPAAYKRDVLREEEEVTGPRHVDPSHFRSTTAESYAPIDPAAYKRDVLREEEEVTGPRHVDPSHFRSTTAESYAPIDPAAYKRDVLREEEEVTGPRHVDPSHFRSTTAESYAPIDPAAYKRDVLREEEEVTGPRHVDPSHFRSTTAESYAPIDPAAYKRDVLREEEEVTGPRHVDPSHFRSTTAESYAPIDPAAYKRDVLREEEEVTGPRHVDPSHFRSTTAESYAPIDPAAYKRDVLREEEEVTGPRHVDPSHFRSTTAESYAPIDPAAYKRDVLREEEEVTGPRHVDPSHFRSTTAESYAPIDPAAYKRDVLREEEEVTGPRHVDPSHFRSTTAESYAPIDPAAYKRDVLREEEEVTGPRHVDPSHFRSTTAESYAPIDPAAYKRDVLREEEEVTGPRHVDPSHFRSTTAESYAPIDPAAYKRDVLREEEEVTGPRHVDPSHFRSTTAESYAPIDPAAYKRDVLREEEEVTGPRHVDPSHFRSTTAESYAPIDPAAYKRDVLREEEEVTGPRHVDPSHFRSTTAESYAPIDPAAYKRDVLREEEEVTGPRHVDPSHFRSTTAESYAPIDPAAYKRDVLREEEEVTGPRHVDPSHFRSTTAESYAPIDPAAYKRDVLREEEEVTGPRHVDPSHFRSTTAESYAPIDPAAYKRDVLREEEEATGPRHVDPSHFRSTTAESYAPIDPAAYKRDVLREEEEATGPRHVDPSHFRSTTAESYAPIDPAAYKRDVLREEEEATGPRHVDPSHLRSTTAESYAPIDPAAYKRDVLREEEEATGPRHVDPSHFRSTTAESYAPIDPAAYKRDVLREEEEVTGPRHVDPSHFRSTTAESYAPIDPAAYKRDVLREEEEVTGPRHVDPSHSRSTTAESYAPIDPAAYKRDVLREEVVKVSRRGGDDGHFRTTAKDSYCRYDSSCYKSSCRESSFGDESVMSMRHSFTASSEADAIVVKKVVKGKSDGGVTSKKVDVFTDMKCVASGESNGGAAAAVAATTECAAAAVGDQPTGNGVRVSKWKKAPNVGYSCPCHVDADMYVSTAHRDFKAHGASKPYMPKAAPTVKQSSISMQGVSSEYRNRFIRPEVQCPPRPIGKPAVQVRHVDPSMYVTTNRATFVNHSGRKV; encoded by the coding sequence ATGCCTGGCACAAAGGGATTAGAAGCAGACTATAAGTGGAATGATCCGCAACCATATCCACAAAGAGATAAAGAAAGAGCAGAGGTCTACGATTGCATCgacataaaaaacaaaaaaaaaagtttgccGCACAATACTGAAAACCTTtatatgaaacaacaaaaagcaaataaacaaaattataaAGAAATACTTTCCACAATGaaagaatcgtatgcaccaattgaccctgccgcatataagcgtgatatgctccgtgaggaagaggaggtaacgggccctcgtcatgttgatcccagtcacttccgctcaaccactgcagaatcgtatgcaccaattgaccctgccgcatataagcgtgatatgctccgtgaggaagaggaggtaacgggccctcgtcatgttgatcccagtcacttccgctcaaccactgcagaatcgtatgcaccaattgaccctgccgcatataagcgtgatgtgctccgtgaggaagaggaggtaacgggccctcgtcatgttgaccccagtcacttccgctcaaccactgcagaatcgtatgcaccaattgaccctgccgcatataagcgtgatgtgctccgtgaggaagaggaggtaacgggccctcgtcatgttgaccccagtcacttccgctcaaccactgcagaatcgtatgcaccaattgaccctgccgcatataagcgtgatgtgctccgtgaggaagaggaggtaacgggccctcgtcatgttgatcccagtcacttccgctcaaccactgcagaatcgtatgcaccaattgaccctgccgcatataagcgtgatgtgctccgtgaggaagaggaggcaacgggccctcgtcatgttgatcccagtcacttccgctcaaccactgcagaatcgtatgcgccaattgaccctgccgcatataagcgtgatgtgctccgtgaggaagaggaggcaacgggccctcgtcatgttgaccccagtcacttccgctcaaccactgcagaatcgtatgcaccaattgaccctgccgcatataagcgtgatgtgctccgtgaggaagaggaggtaacgggccctcgtcatgttgatcccagtcacttccgctcaaccactgcagaatcgtatgcgccaattgaccctgccgcatataagcgtgatgtgctccgtgaggaagaggaggtaacgggccctcgtcatgttgaccccagtcacttccgctcaaccactgcagaatcgtatgcaccaattgaccctgccgcatataagcgtgatgtgctccgtgaggaagaggaggtaacgggccctcgtcatgttgatcccagtcacttccgctcaaccactgcagaatcgtatgcgccaattgaccctgccgcatataagcgtgatgtgctccgtgaggaagaggaggtaacgggccctcgtcatgttgaccccagtcacttccgctcaaccactgcagaatcgtatgcgccaattgaccctgccgcatataagcgtgatgtgctccgtgaggaagaggaggtaacgggccctcgtcatgttgaccccagtcacttccgctcaaccactgcagaatcgtatgcgccaattgaccctgccgcatataagcgtgatgtgctccgtgaggaagaggaggtaacgggccctcgtcatgttgaccccagtcacttccgctcaaccactgcagaatcgtatgcgccaattgaccctgccgcatataagcgtgatgtgctccgtgaggaagaggaggtaacgggccctcgtcatgttgaccccagtcacttccgctcaaccactgcagaatcgtatgcaccaattgaccctgccgcatataagcgtgatgtgctccgtgaggaagaggaggtaacgggccctcgtcatgttgaccccagtcacttccgctcaaccactgcagaatcgcatgcaccaattgaccctgccgcatataagcgtgatgtgctccgtgaggaagaggaggtaacgggccctcgtcatgttgatcccagtcacttccgctcaaccactgcagaatcgtatgcaccaattgaccctgccgcatataagcgtgatgtgctccgtgaggaagaggaggtaacgggccctcgtcatgttgatcccagtcacttccgctcaaccactgaagaatcgtatgcgccaattgaccctgccgcatataagcgtgatgtgctccgtgaggaagaggaggtaacgggccctcgtcatgttgatcccagtcacttccgctcaaccactgcagaatcgtatgcgccaattgaccctgccgcatataagcgtgatgtgctccgtgaggaagaggaggtaacgggccctcgtcatgttgatcccagtcacttccgctcaaccactgcagaatcgtatgcgccaattgaccctgccgcatataagcgtgatgtgctccgtgaggaagaggaggcaacgggccctcgtcatgttgaccccagtcacttccgctcaaccactgcagaatcgtatgcaccaattgaccctgccgcatataagcgtgatgtgctccgtgaggaagaggaggtaacgggccctcgtcatgttgatcccagtcacttccgctcaaccactgcagaatcgtatgcgccaattgaccctgccgcatataagcgtgatgtgctccgtgaggaagaggaggcaacgggccctcgtcatgttgatcccagtcacttccgctcaaccactgcagaatcgtatgcaccaattgaccctgccgcatataagcgtgatgtgctccgtgaggaagaggaggtaacgggccctcgtcatgttgaccccagtcacttccgctcaaccactgcagaatcgtatgcaccaattgaccctgccgcatataagcgtgatgtgctccgtgaggaagaggaggtaacgggccctcgtcatgttgaccccagtcacttccgctcaaccactgcagaatcgtatgcgccaattgaccctgccgcatataagcgtgatgtgctccgtgaggaagaggaggtaacgggccctcgtcatgttgatcccagtcacttccgctcaaccactgcagaatcgtatgcgccaattgaccctgccgcatataagcgtgatgtgctccgtgaggaagaggaggtaacgggccctcgtcatgttgaccccagtcacttccgctcaaccactgcagaatcgtatgcaccaattgaccctgccgcatataagcgtgatgtgctccgtgaggaagaggaggtaacgggccctcgtcatgttgatcccagtcacttccgctcaaccactgcagaatcgtatgcgccaattgaccctgccgcatataagcgtgatgtgctccgtgaggaagaggaggtaacgggccctcgtcatgttgaccccagtcacttccgctcaaccactgcagaatcgtatgcgccaattgaccctgccgcatataagcgtgatgtgctccgtgaggaagaggaggtaacgggccctcgtcatgttgaccccagtcacttccgctcaaccactgcagaatcgtatgcaccaattgaccctgccgcatataagcgtgatgtgctccgtgaggaagaggaggtaacgggccctcgtcatgttgaccccagtcacttccgctcaaccactgcagaatcgtatgcgccaattgaccctgccgcatataagcgtgatgtgctccgtgaggaagaggaggtaacgggccctcgtcatgttgaccccagtcacttccgctcaaccactgcagaatcgtatgcgccaattgaccctgccgcatataagcgtgatgtgctccgtgaggaagaggaggtaacgggccctcgtcatgttgaccccagtcacttccgctcaaccactgcagaatcgtatgcgccaattgaccctgccgcatataagcgtgatgtgctccgtgaggaagaggaggtaacgggccctcgtcatgttgaccccagtcacttccgctcaaccactgcagaatcgtatgcgccaattgaccctgccgcatataagcgtgatgtgctccgtgaggaagaggaggtaacgggccctcgtcatgttgatcccagtcacttccgctcaaccactgcagaatcgtatgcgccaattgaccctgccgcatataagcgtgatgtgctccgtgaggaagaggaggtaacgggccctcgtcatgttgatcccagtcacttccgctcaaccactgcagaatcgtatgcgccaattgaccctgccgcatataagcgtgatgtgctccgtgaggaagaggaggtaacgggccctcgtcatgttgaccccagtcacttccgctcaaccactgcagaatcgtatgcaccaattgaccctgccgcatataagcgtgatgtgctccgtgaggaagaggaggtaacgggccctcgtcatgttgaccccagtcacttccgctcaaccactgcagaatcgtatgcaccaattgaccctgccgcatataagcgtgatgtgctccgtgaggaagaggaggtaacgggccctcgtcatgttgatcccagtcacttccgctcaaccactgcagaatcgtatgcaccaattgaccctgccgcatataagcgtgatgtgctccgtgaggaagaggaggtaacgggccctcgtcatgttgatcccagtcacttccgctcaaccactgcagaatcgtatgcgccaattgaccctgccgcatataagcgtgatgtgctccgtgaggaagaggaggtaacgggccctcgtcatgttgaccccagtcacttccgctcaaccactgcagaatcgtatgcaccaattgaccctgccgcatataagcgtgatgtgctccgtgaggaagaggaggtaacgggccctcgtcatgttgatcccagtcacttccgctcaaccactgcagaatcgtatgcgccaattgaccctgccgcatataagcgtgatgtgctccgtgaggaagaggaggcaacgggccctcgtcatgttgatcccagtcacttccgctcaaccactgcagaatcgtatgcgccaattgaccctgccgcatataagcgtgatgtgctccgtgaggaagaggaggcaacgggccctcgtcatgttgatcccagtcacttccgctcaaccactgcagaatcgtatgcgccaattgaccctgccgcatataagcgtgatgtgctccgtgaggaagaggaggcaacgggccctcgtcatgttgatcccagtcacttgcgctcaaccactgcagaatcgtatgcgccaattgaccctgccgcatataagcgtgatgtgctccgtgaggaagaggaggcaacgggccctcgtcatgttgatcccagtcacttccgctcaaccactgcagaatcgtatgcgccaattgaccctgccgcatataagcgtgatgtgctccgtgaggaagaggaggtaacgggccctcgtcatgttgaccccagtcacttccgctcaaccactgcagaatcgtatgcgccaattgaccctgccgcatataagcgtgatgtgctccgtgaggaagaggaggtaacgggccctcgtcatgttgatcccagtcactcccgctcaaccactgcagaatcgtatgcgccaattgaccctgccgcatataagcgtgatgtgctccgtgaggaagttGTGAAAGTGTCACGTCgcggtggtgatgatggccACTTTAGGACAACTGCAAAGGATTCGTATTGTCGCTATGATTCTTCTTGTTATAAGAGTTCGTGTAGGGAGTCTTCCTTTGGTGATGAATCTGTTATGTCTATGAGGCATAGCTTTACTGCTTCATCTGAAGCTGATGCTATTGTTGTTAAGAAGGTCGTGAAAGGTAAAAGTGATGGTGGTGTGACATCCAAGAAGGTTGATGTCTTCACTGATATGAAGTGTGTCGCAAGTGGGGAGAGTAATGGAGGTGCTGCTGCGGCTGTTGCAGCTACTACTGAGTGTGCTGCTGCGGCTGTGGGCGATCAACCAACTGGTAACGGAGTACGTGTGTCAAAGTGGAAAAAGGCCCCTAATGTTGGTTATTCCTGCCCTTGTCATGTAGATGCTGATATGTACGTGAGTACCGCGCATAGAGATTTCAAGGCACACGGTGCCAGCAAACCTTATATGCCAAAGGCTGCTCCGACTGTTAAACAGTCAAGCATTTCTATGCAAGGTGTAAGCAGCGAATACCGCAACAGGTTTATCAGGCCTGAGGTACAATGTCCTCCTCGTCCCATTGGGAAACCTGCAGTACAGGTCCGTCATGTGGACCCTTCGATGTATGTTACGACTAACCGCGCAACCTTCGTTAATCACTCGGGTCGCAAGGTGTAG
- a CDS encoding ATP-dependent DEAD/H RNA helicase, putative: MSEFEALGVHQWLSKQCAYMALHHPTPIQKLCIPSILAGKCVVGGAATGSGKTAAFVLPLLQILAEDPYGVFALVLTPSRELAYQILDQFVALGAPLHIRAALAIGGVPHEQQVSVLHGRPHVVVATPGRLKFLLGTFPEARKAFSHLRFLVLDEADRLTTDDMEGDVSDVVELLQPPRPTRRTLLFTATLEQHLVRVEKGGWLERLGISDAAGQLEVHATNTVMNMPDVARKSDNESSGSGNSVGTSYTVADSLRQTYLFIPNMVKLAYLVAALRSVGSDQTTIIFANSCMRCEIVRLTLQLLGFPVCSLNSIISQKHRIDNLATFKLGIARVLVATDIASRGLDIPAVGAVVHYDLPKQSSTYLHRVGRTARAGRKGLSVALITENDVSLVKRLEKKLQCTLELWKVKGVGEKDVLKILDEVSSAKVQAKLQIEDQFGERVETLKAHAAAKKVIRQVKQKKTKNGAFAATPNKRDKMQVGKHLPNLLAGEAGTQTKGVRKPTKRDRNDSPEETSMAGE; this comes from the coding sequence ATGAGCGAGTTCGAAGCACTGGGCGTGCACCAATGGTTATCGAAGCAGTGCGCTTACATGGCGCTACACCATCCCACCCCGATACAAAAGCTTTGCATCCCTTCTATACTCGCTGGGAAGTGTGTTGTTGGGGGTGCGGCCACTGGAAGCGGTAAGACAGCGGCTTTTGTTCTTCCGTTACTCCAGATATTGGCGGAGGACCCTTATGGTGTTTTCGCTCTTGTGCTGACGCCGTCTCGTGAGCTTGCGTACCAGATATTGGATCAATTTGTAGCGCTTGGCGCCCCCCTCCATATTCGTGCCGCCCTTGCCATTGGTGGTGTACCCCATGAGCAGCAGGTGAGCGTGTTGCACGGTCGGCcacatgttgttgttgcaacaCCTGGTCGCCTCAAATTTCTTCTTGGAACCTTTCCGGAAGCTCGCAAGGCCTTTTCACATCTCCGCTTTCTCGTGCTCGATGAGGCTGACCGGCTCACAACCGATGATATGGAGGGGGATGTTTCGGATGTTGTTGAACTGCTACAACCACCACGCCCCACCCGACGCACTCTTCTCTTCACCGCTACGCTGGAGCAACACCTTGTACGCGTTGAAAAGGGAGGATGGTTGGAACGCCTTGGTATCTCCGATGCTGCGGGCCAACTCGAGGTGCACGCCACCAACACTGTGATGAATATGCCAGATGTAGCACGTAAGTCTGACAACGAATCGAGTGGCAGTGGGAACTCCGTTGGTACTTCATACACTGTGGCCGACTCACTAAGGCAAACATATCTCTTCATTCCCAACATGGTAAAGTTAGCCTACCTTGTTGCAGCGCTCAGGAGTGTGGGATCGGATCAGACAACCATCATTTTTGCCAACTCGTGTATGCGGTGTGAGATTGTTAGGCTTACCTTGCAGCTCCTCGGTTTTCCTGTTTGTAGCCTGAACTCTATAATATCGCAGAAGCATCGAATTGATAACTTAGCCACCTTTAAGCTGGGCATTGCCCGCGTTTTGGTTGCCACCGATATCGCCAGTCGAGGTTTGGACATTCCCGCAGTTGGTGCTGTTGTACATTATGACCTTCCAAAGCAGTCCTCTACTTATTTACACCGTGTGGGTCGTACAGCCCGTGCCGGAAGGAAGGGTCTCTCCGTTGCACTTATAACGGAAAATGATGTGAGCCTTGTGAAACGACTGGAGAAAAAGCTTCAGTGTACCTTAGAACTCTGGAAGGTAAAGGGTGTGGGTGAAAAAGATGTGTTAAAGATCCTTGATGAGGTCTCCAGTGCTAAGGTACAAGCGAAATTGCAGATCGAGGATCAGTTTGGAGAACGTGTGGAAACTTTGAAGGCGCATGCAGCAGCGAAGAAGGTTATTAGACAggtaaaacagaaaaaaactaAGAATGGAGCGTTTGCGGCTACTCCAAACAAGCGAGATAAGATGCAAGTGGGCAAACACCTGCCAAATCTCCTTGCAGGGGAAGCAGGCACACAAACCAAAGGGGTAAGAAAACCCACAAAGCGAGATCGAAATGACTCACCGGAAGAAACCAGCATGGCAGGGGAATAA
- a CDS encoding trypanothione reductase yields MSKAFDLVVIGAGSGGLEAGWNAATLYGKRVAVVDVQTSHGPPFYAALGGTCVNVGCVPKKLMVTGAQYMDHLRESAGFGWEFDGSSVKANWKKLIAAKNEAVLDINKSYEGMFNDTEGLDFFLGWGSLESKNVVVVRETADPKSAVKERLQADHILLATGSWPQMPAIPGIEHCISSNEAFYLPEPPRRVLTVGGGFISVEFAGIFNAYKPPGGKVTLCYRNNLILRGFDETIREEVTKQLTANGIEIMTNENPAKVSLNTDGSKHVTFESGKTLDVDVVMMAIGRIPRTNDLQLGNVGVKLTPKGGVQVDEFSRTNVPNIYAIGDITDRLMLTPVAINEGAALVDTVFGNKPRKTDHTRVASAVFSIPPIGTCGLIEEVAAKEFEKVAVYMSSFTPLMHNISGSKYKKFVAKIVTNHSDGTVLGVHLLGDGAPEIIQAVGVCLRLNAKISDFYNTIGVHPTSAEELCSMRTPSYYYVKGEKMEKLPDSNL; encoded by the coding sequence ATGTCCAAGGCCTTCGATTTGGTTGTTATTGGCGCCGGGTCTGGAGGGTTGGAGGCAGGCTGGAACGCCGCGACTTTGTACGGGAAGCGCGTTGCCGTAGTCGATGTGCAGACTTCGCATGGACCGCCGTTTTACGCGGCTCTCGGTGGAACGTGCGTGAACGTCGGTTGTGTGCCCAAGAAGTTGATGGTCACAGGTGCACAGTACATGGACCACCTTCGCGAGTCTGCGGGGTTTGGCTGGGAATTTGACGGCTCGTCCGTTAAGGCAAACTGGAAAAAGCTGATCGCGGCAAAGAACGAAGCCGTACTGGATATCAACAAGAGTTATGAAGGAATGTTCAACGACACTGAAGGcctagatttttttttgggttGGGGGTCGTTGGAGTCGAagaatgttgttgttgtgcgtgAGACGGCTGATCCCAAGAGCGCCGTGAAGGAGCGCCTGCAGGCAGATCATATACTCCTTGCCACTGGGTCGTGGCCTCAGATGCCTGCGATCCCTGGCATTGAGCATTGTATAAGCAGTAACGAAGCGTTCTACCTTCCGGAGCCCCCCCGCCGCGTGTTGACTGTGGGTGGTGGCTTTATATCCGTGGAGTTTGCCGGTATATTTAATGCCTACAAGCCACCAGGGGGCAAGGTAACACTCTGCTACCGTAACAATCTCATTCTTCGTGGATTTGACGAGACAATCCGGGAGGAGGTAACGAAACAACTCACCGCCAATGGTATTGAGATAATGACAAATGAAAACCCTGCTAAAGTGAGTCTCAACACCGATGGAAGCAAACATGTGACGTTCGAGAGTGGAAAGACTCTGGATGTTGACGTGGTTATGATGGCAATCGGTCGCATTCCCCGCACCAACGACCTCCAGTTGGGGAACGTCGGTGTAAAGCTTACTCCCAAGGGAGGTGTGCAGGTGGATGAGTTCTCCCGCACTAACGTGCCGAATATTTACGCCATCGGCGACATCACAGACCGCCTGATGCTCACTCCTGTGGCCATCAACGAAGGTGCAGCCCTTGTGGATACAGTCTTCGGTAATAAACCACGGAAAACAGACCACACACGTGTTGCTAGTGCCGTCTTTTCGATACCTCCCATTGGAACCTGTGGCCTCATCGAGGAAGTTGCGGCGAAGGAATTCGAAAAGGTTGCGGTTTACATGTCTAGCTTCACTCCGCTCATGCACAACATCAGCGGGTCGAAGTACAAAAAGTTTGTGGCAAAGATTGTCACAAACCACAGTGATGGCACAGTGCTTGGGGTACATCTTCTTGGTGACGGTGCTCCAGAGATAATTCAGGCCGTCGGTGTGTGCCTAAGGCTGAACGCAAAGATCAGCGACTTTTACAACACCATAGGTGTCCACCCTACGAGCGCTGAGGAACTTTGTTCCATGCGAACACCTTCCTACTACTATGTTAAGGGAGAGAAGATGGAGAAGCTTCCGGACTCTAACCTGTGA
- a CDS encoding hypothetical protein, conserved (high similarity to L major possible ribosomal protein, but little similarity to other spp = labelled conserved hypothetical wrt Lm): MMQKSVTFLRRGKPRPRAGMFPDKYRRVPMLLKPQQGGQQYFNHFLIRSTNDRLTQQDVDNASGQAHSFISPQLPQMDWRNMSARSSEESIREEMRQLAENDVMQHQRVFNERMWYEKEEEHRMKARSCPEETSEHAISNDGAVPPPRVLGGDYFKTRFGYSLVKNSEMTQGPVDYSQLDMWGEMPRYTSDMVFLYLVSRRRNTYAVAYTYEGKRILNTYTAGNRGLKGGDRGFRSEGSTDNGHQVTSMYLNDLLPKLREMRASEGRPMGRGEKVELVVRVMGFYNGRQGAVRAVQDRANEFHVRYFEDITPFPLNGPKMPRGVFK, translated from the coding sequence ATGATGCAGAAATCAGTCACCTTCTTACGTCGGGGAAAACCCCGACCACGGGCTGGCATGTTCCCTGACAAGTACCGTCGTGTTCCTATGCTTTTGAAACCACAACAAGGCGGCCAACAGTATTTCAACCATTTTCTGATTCGGTCTACTAATGACCGACTGACGCAGCAAGATGTTGATAACGCTTCCGGCCAGGCTCATTCCTTTATTTCCCCGCAGCTTCCACAGATGGATTGGCGGAATATGTCAGCACGAAGCAGCGAGGAGTCGATCAGGGAGGAGATGCGGCAGCTCGCAGAGAATGATGTGATGCAGCACCAGCGCGTCTTCAATGAGCGTATGTGgtatgaaaaggaggaggagcatcGCATGAAGGCTCGCAGTTGCCCTGAAGAGACAAGTGAACATGCAATCAGCAATGATGGAGCCGTGCCTCCTCCCCGCGTCCTTGGGGGAGACTATTTCAAGACTCGTTTTGGTTATTCTCTCGTAAAAAACAGTGAAATGACGCAGGGACCAGTAGATTACAGCCAACTTGACATGTGGGGGGAAATGCCGAGGTATACCAGTGACATGGTTTTCCTCTACCTTGTTTCGCGGCGACGTAACACATATGCGGTTGCCTACACCTACGAGGGAAAACGTATCCTGAATACGTATACGGCTGGTAACAGAGGACTGAAGGGTGGCGATCGCGGTTTCCGAAGCGAGGGCTCCACCGACAACGGTCACCAAGTGACCAGCATGTACCTTAACGATTTACTCCCAAAATTGCGTGAGATGCGGGCGAGCGAAGGGCGCCCAATGGGTCGCGGTGAGAAAGTGGAGCTGGTAGTTCGTGTGATGGGCTTCTATAACGGTCGACAGGGTGCTGTGCGAGCGGTGCAAGACCGTGCCAATGAGTTTCACGTGAGATACTTCGAGGATATTACCCCGTTCCCGTTGAATGGTCCCAAGATGCCTCGTGGCGTCTTCAAGTAA